Proteins encoded in a region of the Hyphomicrobiales bacterium genome:
- a CDS encoding bacteriocin: MTKYVSIFTKLGVITVLAVSVSACNLTRTERTVAKGGAIGAATGTGVAILAGGPLAAGALIGGAAGATSGAIFEQNKKRRR, encoded by the coding sequence ATGACCAAATATGTATCAATTTTTACCAAATTGGGTGTGATTACTGTTCTAGCTGTATCAGTGAGCGCTTGTAATTTGACACGCACAGAGAGAACAGTCGCAAAAGGCGGCGCGATTGGTGCTGCTACGGGTACTGGCGTTGCAATCCTAGCTGGTGGCCCATTAGCAGCGGGCGCACTCATCGGTGGTGCGGCAGGCGCGACATCCGGTGCTATATTTGAGCAAAACAAAAAGCGTCGTCGCTAA